The segment CGGCAGGGGTTGGGGTCTTACCCCCTACTGGTCAAGTTTTTCTTAGTTTGGGCAAAGACAACATCAGATTGTAAGACTAATCCAGATCTATTAGATGAGAAGAAACCATATCAATCATCTCAGATCCCAAATGAACCTCAGTCATAAGCCTTTGCATGCACATATACAAGTACATCTGGGTGAGAAAGGAGCCAAGCTTCTCCCCGCAAAATGTTTGCAGACAGCATTTTAAGTCCCTTTTGGAACAAGGAAATTCTTCATGTTTCCTGCGTTTTTTCCTGTGAAAGTGAACTGATTCCTGTGAAATCCCTGTACAATTTCCAGGAAATTCCTGCAATTCAAATGGGCCCTAAGTGTGGAGAAATTTCCTATCAGCAAATGTACACACGACCTTCTCCACAACTTGCAAGCATTAACAAGCTCAAATTCCCAAGAGCAGAGGAATTTTCTATCATCATTGCAAAACAACAGTTACACCAACCAACAACAACGCTTGTCTTATAAGTCATACTTTTTCTGCCAGCCAATTTTTCTAagacaataaatcagcgaacagtactttcagtcaTGGCTTTGCTTTTCGGACAAGCGAACAGGCTCAAGAAGTCAAGAACTTAACACATATAATTTGAAGTATAACAAACCTCACAGAGGATGGAGAGCATGTCCCTCGGACTGCAATTCGACACGAAGAACTTGAGGATAGCCGCGGCAACATCCCGGCATCTCCCCATCTGAGCCCCTAGCTTAGCCACGGGTTTGGGAAGCACAAGGGAGAGCGCATCAAGGGCCATCTGTTGTCAGAAAAAACAACCAAATCAGTACGCCAAACATCCATCGTTCTCCGTTCTCCCAAGCCCACCAAAAAGTCGCAAGACACATCAATTCGAGAGCGCGTTCCGACCTGGTTCGAGATCGATGACGGGCGCGAGAGAAACTCGAGCACCTCGCGGAGCAGCTCTTCGGAGGCCCCTGGCCTTGACGCGTCTTCGCTCCCGTCATCGACCTCGGCACTTACGATGGCTGCGGTGTCAAGAATGTCGGAGATGGTGAAGGAGGCGGTTTCGGCAGCATTGGAGTTGCCGGAGTCGCAAGCCTGTGGTGGAGACGGAGATGGGGAGAGTTTAGAAGGGTTCCGGAAAGCAGCAGGTGGTTCGAGAGATTGAAGTGTACTAAGATCGTGGGTTAATGGGTTACCTCGGAGAGGGCGGTCAGTGCTTCGCGGAGGCGGGCAGAGTACGGGGCTGCAGGGGAATAGCTGATGGGGGCGTCGCCGGTGGTGGCAGCGGAGGGTTCGACGGCGGCCATGCTGCGGTGCGGCAGAAGAAATCGAGTCAAATAAACTAGGGGAAAAAACTAAGGAAGTGCTGACTGCTGAGACAGAAGGCAACAAATAAACTCGCCACCTATCAGAGTCACCACTCGCCGTCACCGCCTCGCCGGAGCCCAGAGGTCGCGGGATCCACGCGCTGTCCCGTCGGTGGAGAAGGAAGAACTATCCGCCTCGCCGGTAGGGCCGCTGGCTTCCGCTGAGGCTCGTCGCCGGCGGCTGCTCCTCTCGGTgctgagcggcggcggcgctttgCCTGCGCGAGGAGTGCGCGTGTGGGGAAATTGGCTAGCAAAAAATGCTTTCTCTATAATAGGCCAAACATTTGGACTAAACTATAATAATATTTTGTGTCTTTTTAATCTTTTTTCTTatctataaatatatatatttatttcaaaaGTAATCTTTTTACCCTCAGTCATTAGATCGTGAGGGCAGCTCCattacaagaaaaaaaaagtcacCATGGCATGGCTGGTTTGCTGCCTTAGGCCAGTCTCTACACAGTTACCAAAACGCCACATCAGTCAAAATACAGTGAAACAACAAACGAAATTGATTCTCACAATGGTGAGTTTCATTGCAGCGTTTCACATGTTCATTGTAGCATTAAATACTAGTATTTAGTTGTGATCAAATGTACTAGCATAAACTCTGTAGCCATTGTGTGTCCAGATCAAATGTAAAAATACTCAGATCATAGAAAAACACCCTGCTAGACAAACTCATATACCGAAATATTGCAAATTGACTGAAAAATTGACTCATACAGCAGAATCGGCGGATCCATGGAAACACTTGCCCAGCTGCTTGCCCCCACGAACCTTCCCTCATCTGCCTTGCGGATCCATGGACAGGACGGGGCTGGAGACTCGGTGGAGGCTGCTGCTCCTACCAGCGCGCGACGTCCCGATCGTCGCATTCGCGTACCGCTCCTCCTCGACAGTGGCGGCCTCGGTCCACGGGGCCGCGGCGCCCGCTCCCGCTCCCACCTCCGCCCTGCGCGCCCGCCTCCGCCCTGCGTGCCTGCCTCCACCTCCGGCTCCGACCTGCTGATGGTGGCGGGAGTAAAGGATTGGGGAGAAGGAAGCGGGAGGAAGGGGCGGGAAGATGGTCGGGAGGATCACGCGCGCGCGAATGGAGAGCTCGCGATGCTGGCAGTTCCCTCTACGCACGGGATCGAGAATGAAACGAAAACCCCCCCTCAATAGCCGTTTCACCGCGTTACCGAGGCCTGGAAAACGACGCGATTTTCATCTCTCCTCCCCATTTCATGTAAAGATTTCCTTTTGGCTGATGTGTCACCTCATCAACTGGCCTTACCGTCTCCTTGCTGGCCGTGTGGCTAGCTGGCCGTGGTCATCTTCGGCAGGCTCTCCCTCACAATCCTTTTAATGAGAAACCACTCAATTTCTCCAATAGAACTTGTCGGGAAGGCGATAAACAGATATTTTTATGTTATATATATGCACAACGCCCAGCAAGTGCTACTTATGGTCCTAATACACAGACACAGTGCAGATGATAGCAACAGCAAAGGAAAATGTACGAGAAGAGTGGTGCCTGATGCCAAACAAAGTCCCGGTCACTGAAAGAAACACCACAAGGACAAGTACAAAGTAGAATTCAGACATTCTGTTCGGCATCAGCAGGCGTGGGCGATGGTTCATCACAAATGATACAGCCGGTACTTATTTGGTCACGATTTGAACACAGAAAACACACAGCACACTCACGACTGAGCAGTAACAATGCAGAGGAGGCAACGTCACAACGATGGTCCAATGTCCAGAAGGTACACCCATCTTTATTTATGCAAACACACCCAGCAGAAGGCGCTGGTGCTTAATCATCATAGTCGTGGCGGCGATGGTGGTGGTGCTTCTGATGACGCtgcttcttctcatcatccgaGTCATCATCCTACAAAGTGGCAACAAGAAAAGGTTACAATTGGAGAGAAATATGCTATTATATTTTTAGCACTTGGATTGTGTTTCTGCAATTCATGTAATCACTAGAAACAGAAAATTCCTTAacgaaatactccctccattccaaattataagtcgtttgacttttttttatcccaagtttgaccactcgtcttattcaaaaactttgtgcaaatatagtcaaatttaaatcattcttgaagaacttttattaataaaccaatacacaacaaaaaaagttatattttatacaaaactttgaataagacgagtggtcaaacttgatattaaaaaagtcaaacgacttacaatttgggatggattgaatAGCATAGAACTACTTTTGCCAACAAAGTGAACAAATAAAGTATATCCAAATATCAAGTTTGTACTGTGGATTGAAGTTTGTTCAAAAGGTGATGTAAATTTGCAGATCTTATTTGTGCTGCCCAGATATGTCTTACAAAATATATATTCCCTCTATTCAAAATTGTAAGACGTTTTGGATTTTtagatacatagatagattttaCTATGTACCTACACATAGCGTAAATCTAGGCACATAGAAAAACTTTTGCACCTAGAAAAGCCACAACGTCTTtaaaatttggaacagagggagcaTTATACATAATGTTAAGTCCGGAAGCATTATACATAATGTTAAGTCAACAGCTCAAGCCTCAAGCACAAGGTTGCATTCTTACAACAGATTACTGAATCCAAATGAATAACCATCATTGATATTCATTTAGCTACAGtattttagggtttagggtttaggttgAGCTGAATACAGTAATACTATAGATTTCTAGAAACTAGAAACACTACACATAGTCACATAAGCAAATCAGTATTATCAAATGTACACAAAGATATGATAGCTATGCACCATAAATACCATATATATAGTTCATTAAGCACTGGCAAGAAGTTCATATAGGATCAACTTAATAGAGCATGCTCCTAATATCTTGTTGACACCTTTTGACACAGTGATAAACTTCTCCCAGCACCTAAAACCTATATTTATATCAGCATCATTTATCTACAAGCTATCTATTACCATCTAAAAGGCTTGTGTGAATTGTTTTTTAGATTCACAAGCTCTACTAGCTAAACAATCGACTACCTCAAAAGGCCATCCTATTCAAGGATTAGTAGGATAAGAGGTTATTGAACCACGATAAGAATTCACATTCACACATCTCAACCAAAGAGAAAGGATCTTACATCTTTCTTGCGGCCATAGTACCCCTCTCCCCCACCATAGCTTGGCCTCTCATACCCACCACTCTGATACTTGGACTGCTCCTCTCCATAACCATATGAACCCTGTGTCTCCTCGCCATACGGTTTTGGCTTCCGGTAACCACCAGAGCCATAGGCACCTTCATCCTCCTCAGATGCCTTCTTCTCATACCCATATCCAGAACCACCATAGCTCTGCTCCTCATTCTTCCTGCCATAGCCATACCCCGAGGACTCCTCCTGAGTATTCCTCCCATACCCACCACTGCCATACTCCTCCCCACCCTGCGGCCTGCTGCCGTATCCTGATCCATAGCTCTCCTCTACCTGCGGCTTCCTGCCGTACCCTGATCCATAGCTCTCCTCCACCTGTGGCTTCCTGCCGTACCCAGACCCATACTCCGATCCGTAGCTCTCCTCTACCTGCGGCTTCCTGCCGTACCCAGACCCATACTCCGATCCGTAGCTCTCATCTACCTGCGGCTTCCTCCCGTAGCCAGAGCCGTAGCTCTCAGCTGGCGGATTGGCAGATCCATACCCTGCTGACCCATAGCTCTCCTCCGGCCGGGTCTGACCGCCGTAGCCAGATCCGTACCCGCCGGACCCGTAGCTCTCCTCCGCCTGCGGCGGCTTCCTCCCGTACCCAGAGCCGTAGCTCTCCTCCGCCTGCTGCTTCCTACCATACCCGGATCCGTAGCCAGATCCATAGCCACCGCCCTCCTCAGCAGGGGGCTCGGGCGTGGATCCgtagccgccaccgccgccgtaaggcggctgctgctcctgctggggGCGGAACCCGTAGTTGGGCTTAGGCTTGGCGTGGTGGCCGTACGGGGACGGCTCGGAGGCGGAGTAGTGCGGCGCGTCGTAGGAGGTGGAGGGCGCCGAGCACGGGTAGCAGGTCTCCTCCGACGGCGGCAGCGGGCGGCCGAAGGTGACGGCGAGGTCGTACCCACCGCCGTACGGCGTGGGGTCGAACTCGTCGAAGTCGTCCGCCTCCTCCGCGGGGCCGCCCCGGGGCCTGGAGCTCTCGTAGTACGCGGTCGCCATGGCGGATCGATGAGATCGGCTGGCTGGTTGATCAGATGGCAAGTGGCTAGCTTCCCTCGAGGGTTTGCGGGGGGGATTTGGTGTGGACTTCTGGGAGTGTGGGCGGAAGGGGAAGGCCCGCGTGGGTGGCCCCTTGTTGCTCCGTGGACTGGATGGGATCCGGGGAGACGTGAGGGCACGTGGTCCGTCCTGCGGTGGCCGGTGCGGGGTGCGTGTGCCACTGCCACTGTGCCGTGTGCCCGTGTGGGCTGTGGTGTCGGCAAGACAGGGACGCTGGAtgcgcggcgtcggcgtcggcgacggCCGCGGGCGCTGCGCGGGGCAATGGTGTTCTGGCGCCAGTCTGGGTCTGA is part of the Sorghum bicolor cultivar BTx623 chromosome 10, Sorghum_bicolor_NCBIv3, whole genome shotgun sequence genome and harbors:
- the LOC8065534 gene encoding uncharacterized protein At5g39570; protein product: MATAYYESSRPRGGPAEEADDFDEFDPTPYGGGYDLAVTFGRPLPPSEETCYPCSAPSTSYDAPHYSASEPSPYGHHAKPKPNYGFRPQQEQQPPYGGGGGYGSTPEPPAEEGGGYGSGYGSGYGRKQQAEESYGSGYGRKPPQAEESYGSGGYGSGYGGQTRPEESYGSAGYGSANPPAESYGSGYGRKPQVDESYGSEYGSGYGRKPQVEESYGSEYGSGYGRKPQVEESYGSGYGRKPQVEESYGSGYGSRPQGGEEYGSGGYGRNTQEESSGYGYGRKNEEQSYGGSGYGYEKKASEEDEGAYGSGGYRKPKPYGEETQGSYGYGEEQSKYQSGGYERPSYGGGEGYYGRKKDDDDSDDEKKQRHQKHHHHRRHDYDD